The sequence GTCAATGCCTTGAATGCGATTCCTCAAACATCTGGTGGTGCTGCAAATAATATTGGAGGCCAGCAAACGCGTAAGTAAAAAACCACTTACTCAACTAGTTACTCTACTAGTTATTCACTGTGAATTAAGAGATAAACTTCAAACTGCAAATTAGTACCTACTAACTCTTTGACCTTAACCTTGAGTTTCATCTATTTTTGTGTACTGATGAATAACCAATTTTGTCCTTTCAGAATCTGCTGGTAATCGCATTGCTGGTCAAGGAAATACTGTCACGAATCTCGCAAATGTCAGTCCTCAAGCAAATGTTGACGTGAATCTCTTAAATTCTATCTCGCAACAAACCTCTGGAGCAGCTGGCGGTGGCAATAGTGGTggagcatttaataaaattagcaGCCCCATCGAACAAGAAGCAGTTTATACATCCAGTGGTGCTGCGTACACATCCAGTGGAGCTGCATATACATCCAGTGGTGCTGCATCTACATCCAGTGGTGCTGCATCTAGCCCCGGTAGAGCAGCTAGCAGCCAAAGTGGCAGtgttcaaagtaaaaataaaagctgAGATTCcttaagaactaaaaataatatgaaacctTTCCGAATTGAAATTTTCTAGCACAAACTCCGACGTACTCGTATCAATCACCGGTTGATCCGCGCGCAAATTTTTGTAGACAATACTTAAACTCGATACGTCGTGCAGCGCCTGCTAGCACTGGCAGTGCGACAGGAAATAATCTTGGTGGCACCCAAACTCGTAAGTAAAAGAAAGACAGAAAACTCGAGCAGAGTCCTATTGCAACTTTCGTaatgtatttgaaatatttcagtAAACAGAGGTGCCAATATTGTAGGAGATGGAAATAGTGCTACGAGTCTTATCAATGCCGATCCACAAGTGAATGTTGGCCTCAATTTGCTCAACTCAATCACACAAACGGCTTCTGGCGCAACTGGTTCTGGAGGTGGATTAGCAGGTGGTCCCTTAGGAGGCGTGGGTGGTGCGACTAATAACATCGGGGGCAAGCAAAGTAGTCAGTTTTCAATGATTCCTGATAATATATCCGGCAGGCAAACAACTAATTCTGACTTTTTCTTTCAGTGGACAAAAGCACCAACATTAGGGGTAGTGGCAATCAAGTCTTCAGTTTGTTAAATTTGGATCCTCAGATAAACGCGGATGTAAACGCTTTGAACTCTATTAGACAACAATTAATTTCTGCGGCTCAAACTCGTAAgttaatatagaaataattctTGTAGATTAGTAAACAATTCGTAGTTGGAATTGTTAGAATTTTTTTGCTTCTACTgcaattttatattgaaatttttctgaCTTGGAACTTTCCAGAAAGAACTTTAGCACTTATTGCCAATGATCCGCAAGCGATTTCTTGCATACAATACTTAAACTCGATCCGTCGTGTGGTGCCCACTACACCTGGCGGAGCATCAAGAAATAATATTGGTGGCAGCCAAGCTcgtaagtaaaagaaaaaagtaataaatagaaGAACTTGGTTGCAACGTTTGTAATGTCtttgaaatatttcagaaaatacTGGTGCCCCTACTAACCTCGACAGTGCGGCAGGAAATAATCTTGGTGGCACCCAAGTTCGTAAGTAAAAGAAAGACAGAAAAATCTAGCAGAAAACTGTCGCaacttttgtaatttatttgaaatatttcagtAAATAGAGGTGCCAGTATTGTAGGAGATGGAAATGGTGTTTCAAGTCTTATCAATGCCGATCCCCAAGTGAATGTTGGCCTCAATTTGCTCAACTCAATAACACAAACGGCTTCTGGCGCAACTGGTGCTGGTGCTGGAGCAGCAGGCAGTGAAAGCGGTGGATTATTAGGTGGTCCACTGGGAGGCAAAGGCACCAGTATTACCGGTAGTGGCAATCGAGTCTTCAGCTTGTTAAATTTGGATCCTCAGATAAACGCGGATGTAAACGCTTTGAACTCTATTAGACAACATTTAGTTTCTGCGGCTCAAACTCGTAAgttaatatagaaataattctAGTAGATTAGTAAAAAACTAGCAGTTCGAATTGTTAGAGTTTTTTGCTTCTACTGCAGTTTTATATTGAAACCTCTCTGATTTGAAATTTTCCAGAAGAAACTTCAGCACTTATCGCCAATGATCTGCAAGCGTTTGCTTGCACACAATACCTAAACTCCTTACGTTGTGTGGTGCCTACTAGCACTGGCGGAGCAACAAGAAGTTCTGGTGGCAGTCAAGTTCGTAAGTAAAAGGAAAAAGGAATAAGTTAGAAGAACTTTGTTGCTACTTTTGTAATGTCtttgaaatatttcagaaaatacTGGTGCCCCTACTAACCTCGGCAGTGCGGCAGGAAATAATCTTGGTGGCACCCAAACtcgtaagtaaaataaaaacagaaaaatctaacaaaaacctgtagcaacttctctaacatatttgaaatatttcagtAAATAGAGGCGCTAATATTGTAGGAGATAGAAATAGTGTTACGAGTCTTATCAATGCCGATCCCCAAGTGAATGTTGGCCTCAAATTGCTCAACTCAATAACGCAAACGGCTTCTGGCGCAACTGGTTCTGGAGGTGGATTAGCAGGTGGTGCGACTAGTAACATCGGGGGCAAGCAAAGTAGTCAGTTTTCAATGATTCCTGATAATATATCCGGCAGGCAAATAACTAATTCTGACTTTTTATTTTAGCGAACAAAGGCACCAACATTAGGGGTAGTGGCAATCAAGTCTTCAGTTTGTTAAATCTGGATCCTCAGATAAACGCGGATGTAAACGCTTTGAACTCTATTAGACAACATTTAGTTTCTGCGGCTCAAACTCGTAAgttaatatagaaataattctAGTAGATTAGTAAAAAACTAGCAGTTCGAATTGTTAGAGTTTTTTGCTTCTACtgtaattttatattgaaacctCTCTGATTTGCAACTTTTGTaatgtatttgaaatatttcagaaaatacTGCTACTACTAACCTCGGCAGTGCGGCAGGAAATAATCTTGGTGGCACCCAAGTTCGTAAGTAAAAGAAAGACAGAAAAATCTAGCAGAAACCTGTCGCaacttttgtaatttatttgaaatatttcagtAAATAGAGGTGCCAGTATTGTAGGAGATGGAAATGGTGTTTCGAGTCTTATCAATGCCGATCCCCAAGTGAATGTTGGCCTCAATTTGCTCAATTCAATAACACAAACGACTTCTGGCGCAACTGGTGCTGGAGCAGCAGGCAGTGAAAGCGGTGGAGTATTAGGTGGTCCACTGGGAGGGTTGAGTGGAGCAACTAATAACATCGGTGGCAAGCAAACCAGTTAGTATTCAATGCTTTCTGAATACGTCGGGCTGACAAACAACTCattctgattttttattttagtgaacAAAGGCACCAGTATTACCGGTAGTGGCAATCGAGACTTCAGCTTGTTAAATTTGCATCCTCAGATAAATGCAGATGTGAATGCTTTGAATTCTATCACACAGGAAGCAGTATATACCTCCAGGGGTGCTGCATCTTCTTCGGGTAGTACAGCTAGCAGCAGAAATGGCGGTGCTCAAACTCGTGAGTAAATAGAAAAACAGGATGTAACATGAAATCTCTCTGACTTGAAATTTTCCAGAACAAGCTCTAACGACTCTCACTACGGACGATCCGCGCGCGAATTTTTGCACACAATACTTAAACTCGATACGTCGTGCAGCGCCTGCTAGCACTGGCAGTGCGGCAGGAAATAATCTTGGTGGCACCCAAGTTCGTAAGTAAAAGGGAGACAGAAAAATCGAGCAGAGTCCTATTTCAACTTTCGTaatgtatttgaaatatttcagtAAACAGAGGTGCCAATATTGTAGGTGATGGAAATGGTGCTACGAGTCTTATCAATGTCGATCCCCAAGTGAATGTTGGCCTCAATCTGCTCAATTCAATAACACAAACGGCTTCTGGCGCAACTGGTTCTGGAGGTGGTGCATTGGGAGGCTTGGGTGGTGCGACTAATAACATCGGTGGCAAGCAAACAAGTCAGTATTCAATGATTCCTGATTTTATTTGGCAGGCAAACAATTCATTCTGACTTTTTCTTTCAGTGGATAAGAGCGCCAGTGTTAGAGGCAGTGGCAATACAGTCTTCAGCTTATTAAATGTTGATCCCCAGATAAACGCAGATGTAAACGCTTTGAACTCTATTAGACAAGAATCAGTTTCTGCGGCTCAAATTCGTAAgttaatatagaaataattctCGTAGATAAGTAAAAACTCGTAGTTCGAATTGttagagttttttttctttttgcttctactgcaattttatattgaaacctctctgatttaaaattttccagaACGAACTTCAACACTTATCGCCAACAATCTACTAGCGATTGCTTGCACACAATATTTAAACTCGATCAGTCGTGTGGAGCCTACTACCACTGGTGGAGCGGGACGAAATAATATTGGAGGTTCTCAAACTCGtaagtaaaaaatatctatgaaactttaacaattaaaataaattttatcaaattaatATGTTGCCGCTTTTGTAATGCGtttgaaaaatttcagtaaACAGATGTGCCAATATTGTAGGAGATGGAAATATTGTTACGAGTCTTATCAATATTGCCTTCTAAAACGAATTTATGTATATTGGATACTGCTCACTTAAAATGAAGACTATTTTTGAAGAGTGTAGCTGGTATGGAAGGAAGAGCTTCCGCGACTATCTCAAATCCCATTTGTGCTCAGACGTACCTTATATGGCATATTCCGGCTTGTTGAGTTTATTCGAAGCTATTCTGTTCTAGCCAAGGAAACCGTTACACATTTCATGCTTAAAGAATTTGCGTCAAAAATGCTCTGTGCTGTTTAGCTGGAGAAGAAGTTTAGCATTTGTTGATTCATACCGAGCGTATAGTGAACGAACTTAATGCTTCCATGGCTGCCTTCCTTTTAGCATAAActcaaaattctttaaataaaactattctGGGGAATAGGAATAGGCAATTGACTGCTTTCGAAAGGTGCATATATCCAACTCAGGAACTTTAAATTTATGGTTGATGGAAAAGCGCTTAAATATTACCTTCCATCCAACTGTGTTCCTTTTGTCTATCGCAGCTATTCGAGCTGCGCTGTTAACTGTCTTAGGTTAGGATAGGTTGAACTGGTTGGCTTGATGTTTGGCTATAGTTGGCCACACATAGACCAGTTTGGGGCATAGCGAGACCAGATGGAGCTCAGTAGTTATGCGTTTTGAAAGACGGGTGGATTCTTGGTGCCTGTTTCTATTGGGAATTTAAGGAGCCATTTCCAAACGACTGCTGAGATACCTTCCCGTCCATCAAACTGTGGTGGTCCCAACTATTTTAAGCGTGTTTCGAACAGCGCTTAACTGACTTGGCTGAAATATATTTCAAGTGTCggcattaaaatatatttggcaTTTATTATACCCAACTCCAAGTAGGTTTCTCCGTGCACTCCGGGCTCTTTGGACTGTAATGTCAAAGCTAAATAGCCAAAAAGGTTCAAGATTAACAGACGATAAAAGGTCTTGGCTCTTCAGGTCTATGACACGTAAGACGGCGAATTATTAATCCTATCGCCAGCGTTGCTTGATACTTTACTGGAATCAAGGCCAGATAGGAATGATAATCAGGCAGATCCGTACGTCATGCGGTCAGCGTCTCTCGTGACGGTTGAAAGAGAAAaggcaaatatttagtttctgcttcccttttattaaataaatgcaaGAGCTTACTTATAATCTGAGTTTCTTCACTACCCAAAATTTACACCCCTATTCAGATCTGCCTCATTCTTCACTTCAAATTAACGAAACTCAACTCCCTAAGAACTTGTACGGACATAGGATAATCATTGACAACTTTCGctaattctttttatatttttaattcttttttacatttttgtattgtaattcttttttacatttttgtatcCATTTAAATATGGCTAATGTTTCTTTACCCTTTGTTTTTATAGAAAACAGCGGTACTAATATTGAAGGTTCAAGCAATCAGGGTCCTGGTGCTGCTGATTGGGAATGTGAAAATATTGGTGGCCAACAGCAGCGTAAGTATCGTCTCATTTTTTGCggtttcatagaaaataaaatgcaaatgttttttttttattaattaaaaaaaatctaattttattgttttcatttttttaggtAATTCCGGTACGGACATTGTTGGCAATAATAATCAAGTAATCACTGGCGCCGATATAAGTCCTCAAATCAATGCAGATCTTAATATTCTGAATAGTGTGAGGCAACAAATTCGTTGTAGAACGAAAGCGTCAACACATTTTCTGACATTACCGCCCACACTTCCTCCGACATTACCGCCCACACTTCCTCCAACATTGCCTCCCACACTTCCTCCAACACTACCGCCCACTCTTCCTCCAACACTACCTCCCACACTTCCTACGACAGTACCGCCCACACCTCCTCCGACATTACCGCCCACGCTTCCTTCGACATTACCGCCCACACCCCCTCCGACATTACCGCCCAAACTTCCTCCAACGGTACCTCCCACACTTCCTCCGACATTACCTCCCACGCTTCCTCCGACATTACCGCCCACACTTCCTCCAACATTGCCACCCCCGCGCCCTCCGACATTACCGCCCACACTTCCGCCAACACTGCCTGCTACATTACCGCCCACACTTCCTCCAACAATTCCACCTTATGTACCTCCATTCCCACCGTATTCCCATCCATACCCACCACATGTTCCCTATAACTATCCACCAGTCCCACCCGCACATTACTATACGCCATCATCTGCACCATCAGCACGGACCAATTGCTTTGAAATAAGCGATTATGATTTAGCTGGGAATAAGGAAAAAATCCGTATAGTGTGTGTTCCTCGTCCCTCAGATCCGGGTTCACAAATAGTTTTGCCAACTGTATATCCGCCAGCACCAATGCAACGTTGCTATCGCCGTCGTTGCAATCATCAAAACAAATCACCGGATACTAATTGCTGTGTTTCAAATCAGTCTGACGAAAATGTACCTGCTCCTGTGGACTCTTCCTCTGGAGAAACGGATTCAGAAAGCTATGGGCAGGTGGAGTCGCCATCCCGTTTAAGATACGATgactattaaaattaatatgtttTATACCTGATAACTAAacaacattgaaaataaatgcaattctTTCTCACAAATTCCGATTTATTAATTTcgtttaactttttaaatcttGCAACAGATTCGGCAGTCTTTAAgccaactaatttaaaaaatcttaaattttagcAAATCTAGTCTAAGTCTTAGTTTAAAGGTAAAAAGATTCAGCTTTGGAAGTTTGGTGACAATAGATAGCATTCAGTCGACCCCTCAGAGCGACAGTTTTTGAGTTCAATTACAACTGGGGCATCACCCATTAAAATGATAATCGTAGAAAACGTTTTTCGAAAAGTCGTGGACAAACCTTCGAGAGCATTCCTGCTCTAAAAGAGTTTCTCATAAATATCAGATGTCCgagtcataaaactgtacataaattcatagaaaaatatCGCAACATGCACCGCACTTTGGGAACAGGTCGATTTAAAAAGCTGCCAAAGATATACCTGTAGACATGTCTGACACCCTACCTTAGGTAGGTAAAAACGAGAATGTGAAAAAGCAAAGAATGCTATGAAACCTCAAGCCTCCTTTTAGAAGAAGGTACATTCCAATCTCTTTACGGGAGGAATGCCTAGTGGACCAATATGCGCCCATAGTGATTTGAACAGTAGAGCGTGCAAAGTTATAGAAGGATATAGTCGGCTACATATGTTCCAGGAAAGGCCGTTGAATTGGTAAATAAATCTTATAAAGCTGTTGTGAGCATTTTTAGATAGTTTTGATCAGGCCTCTTTGAAACATGTAACCTGATACCCACTGATCTACGTACTCATACACCTCAATACCGTCAATACCGTGAACAGAGAAACACTTCGATTATGCATCTATCACTAGTAGAATAGCCCAAGATGGACAGGCTTAATCATGAAGGCTAGAAATATAAACGAGCATCATACATGCGAAGCCTTAAggaatattagtaaaaatagaacaacggaggatggttccatgtgtagaaatccacgcaagtggggaaagttactgattcCTATGCACTTGGGAGCGGTCAGGACGATTCTTCGGCATACGGTACAAGCAGCTCAGAGCTTCCGGACTTCGCGAAATGTCCGGTCCTTGAACGAGAAAGGTGCGTCGTCCGGCTGGTTGATGCTCTCGTAAGAGC comes from Anastrepha ludens isolate Willacy chromosome 3, idAnaLude1.1, whole genome shotgun sequence and encodes:
- the LOC128858776 gene encoding uncharacterized transmembrane protein DDB_G0289901 isoform X1; amino-acid sequence: MRFAAVWLLAATAGFTVLGLSEANIPGGQQTMNKATQIAGNNNAVTSLLNVDPQANVGVNALNAIPQTSGGAANNIGGQQTQSAGNRIAGQGNTVTNLANVSPQANVDVNLLNSISQQTSGAAGGGNSGGAFNKISSPIEQEAVYTSSGAAYTSSGAAYTSSGAASTSSGAASSPGRAASSQSGSVQTQTPTYSYQSPVDPRANFCRQYLNSIRRAAPASTGSATGNNLGGTQTLNRGANIVGDGNSATSLINADPQVNVGLNLLNSITQTASGATGSGGGLAGGPLGGVGGATNNIGGKQSMDKSTNIRGSGNQVFSLLNLDPQINADVNALNSIRQQLISAAQTQRTLALIANDPQAISCIQYLNSIRRVVPTTPGGASRNNIGGSQAQNTGAPTNLDSAAGNNLGGTQVLNRGASIVGDGNGVSSLINADPQVNVGLNLLNSITQTASGATGAGAGAAGSESGGLLGGPLGGKGTSITGSGNRVFSLLNLDPQINADVNALNSIRQHLVSAAQTQETSALIANDLQAFACTQYLNSLRCVVPTSTGGATRSSGGSQVQNTGAPTNLGSAAGNNLGGTQTLNRGANIVGDRNSVTSLINADPQVNVGLKLLNSITQTASGATGSGGGLAGGATSNIGGKQSTNKGTNIRGSGNQVFSLLNLDPQINADVNALNSIRQHLVSAAQTQNTATTNLGSAAGNNLGGTQVLNRGASIVGDGNGVSSLINADPQVNVGLNLLNSITQTTSGATGAGAAGSESGGVLGGPLGGLSGATNNIGGKQTMNKGTSITGSGNRDFSLLNLHPQINADVNALNSITQEAVYTSRGAASSSGSTASSRNGGAQTQQALTTLTTDDPRANFCTQYLNSIRRAAPASTGSAAGNNLGGTQVLNRGANIVGDGNGATSLINVDPQVNVGLNLLNSITQTASGATGSGGGALGGLGGATNNIGGKQTMDKSASVRGSGNTVFSLLNVDPQINADVNALNSIRQESVSAAQIQRTSTLIANNLLAIACTQYLNSISRVEPTTTGGAGRNNIGGSQTQNSGTNIEGSSNQGPGAADWECENIGGQQQRNSGTDIVGNNNQVITGADISPQINADLNILNSVRQQIRCRTKASTHFLTLPPTLPPTLPPTLPPTLPPTLPPTLPPTLPPTLPPTLPTTVPPTPPPTLPPTLPSTLPPTPPPTLPPKLPPTVPPTLPPTLPPTLPPTLPPTLPPTLPPPRPPTLPPTLPPTLPATLPPTLPPTIPPYVPPFPPYSHPYPPHVPYNYPPVPPAHYYTPSSAPSARTNCFEISDYDLAGNKEKIRIVCVPRPSDPGSQIVLPTVYPPAPMQRCYRRRCNHQNKSPDTNCCVSNQSDENVPAPVDSSSGETDSESYGQVESPSRLRYDDY
- the LOC128858776 gene encoding uncharacterized transmembrane protein DDB_G0289901 isoform X2, with product MRFAAVWLLAATAGFTVLGLSEANIPGGQQTMNKATQIAGNNNAVTSLLNVDPQANVGVNALNAIPQTSGGAANNIGGQQTQSAGNRIAGQGNTVTNLANVSPQANVDVNLLNSISQQTSGAAGGGNSGGAFNKISSPIEQEAVYTSSGAAYTSSGAAYTSSGAASTSSGAASSPGRAASSQSGSVQTQTPTYSYQSPVDPRANFCRQYLNSIRRAAPASTGSATGNNLGGTQTLNRGANIVGDGNSATSLINADPQVNVGLNLLNSITQTASGATGSGGGLAGGPLGGVGGATNNIGGKQSMDKSTNIRGSGNQVFSLLNLDPQINADVNALNSIRQQLISAAQTQRTLALIANDPQAISCIQYLNSIRRVVPTTPGGASRNNIGGSQAQNTGAPTNLDSAAGNNLGGTQVLNRGASIVGDGNGVSSLINADPQVNVGLNLLNSITQTASGATGAGAGAAGSESGGLLGGPLGGKGTSITGSGNRVFSLLNLDPQINADVNALNSIRQHLVSAAQTQETSALIANDLQAFACTQYLNSLRCVVPTSTGGATRSSGGSQVQNTGAPTNLGSAAGNNLGGTQTLNRGASIVGDGNGVSSLINADPQVNVGLNLLNSITQTTSGATGAGAAGSESGGVLGGPLGGLSGATNNIGGKQTMNKGTSITGSGNRDFSLLNLHPQINADVNALNSITQEAVYTSRGAASSSGSTASSRNGGAQTQQALTTLTTDDPRANFCTQYLNSIRRAAPASTGSAAGNNLGGTQVLNRGANIVGDGNGATSLINVDPQVNVGLNLLNSITQTASGATGSGGGALGGLGGATNNIGGKQTMDKSASVRGSGNTVFSLLNVDPQINADVNALNSIRQESVSAAQIQRTSTLIANNLLAIACTQYLNSISRVEPTTTGGAGRNNIGGSQTQNSGTNIEGSSNQGPGAADWECENIGGQQQRNSGTDIVGNNNQVITGADISPQINADLNILNSVRQQIRCRTKASTHFLTLPPTLPPTLPPTLPPTLPPTLPPTLPPTLPPTLPPTLPTTVPPTPPPTLPPTLPSTLPPTPPPTLPPKLPPTVPPTLPPTLPPTLPPTLPPTLPPTLPPPRPPTLPPTLPPTLPATLPPTLPPTIPPYVPPFPPYSHPYPPHVPYNYPPVPPAHYYTPSSAPSARTNCFEISDYDLAGNKEKIRIVCVPRPSDPGSQIVLPTVYPPAPMQRCYRRRCNHQNKSPDTNCCVSNQSDENVPAPVDSSSGETDSESYGQVESPSRLRYDDY